The proteins below come from a single Aegilops tauschii subsp. strangulata cultivar AL8/78 chromosome 6, Aet v6.0, whole genome shotgun sequence genomic window:
- the LOC141025298 gene encoding uncharacterized protein — MLLFCNCQLGKLINANSTEVDWERSFYLNLVAHTSYTVTVALCSISNLRNRADKSKRLPPIYKVSKTVYASPSRVNFRLDQRKAVETVPAYPNIYFSVDDFDDPFDAVVLSDPEHCYCVILNAHDGAAFPEESESSNVGSNIQSGINSGSSGENPPKVHSLPK; from the exons ATGCTCCTTTTTTGCAATTGCCAGCTTGGAAAGCTCATAAATGCTAATTCAACTGAGGTTGATTGGGAACGTTCCTTCTATTTGAATTTAGTCGCTCACACGTCATATACTGTCACAGTGGCATTGTGCAG TATCAGCAATCTTCGCAATCGTGCAGACAAAAGCAAGCGGTTGCCTCCAATTTACAAGGTTTCAAAAACTGTATATGCATCCCCTAGCCGTGTAAATTTCCGCCTTGATCAAAGAAAG GCTGTAGAGACAGTACCTGCATATCCGAACATTTATTTCTCAGTTGATGACTTCGATGATCCTTTTGATGCTGTG GTTTTGTCAGACCCAGAACACTGCTATTGTGTGATTCTCAATGCGCATGATGGGGCAGCATTTCCTGAAGAAAGCGAATCAAGCAATGTCGGTTCAAATATACAATCTGGGATCAACTCTGGGAGCAGTGGAGAGAACCCACCAAAGGTTCACTCTCTTCCTAAATGA